A stretch of DNA from Streptomyces rubradiris:
AAGAGGCCCGGCTCGGACTTCACGCTGTGGATCTTGTCCTTGTAGTCGTTGTCCTCCAGGCCCTGGAGCCTGACCGTGATGCCGGCCTTCTTGAGCGCGTCCTGGACGGCGGTGGCGATCTCCGGGCTGGTCTCGAAGTCCTTGCTGTTGGAGTGGGTCAGCGTGACGGTGAGACCGTTCTTGTGACCGGCCTGCGCCAGCAGCTCCTTGGCCTTCGCCGGGTTGCCGGAGGCGCCGGCCGGGAACGGGTCGTACGGCGTGTGGCCGAAGGACTTCTGGTTCGGCAGGAAGGTGGTGGCGGGCTCGGCGAGGGCGCTGCCGCCGGCCGCGTTGACCACGGAGGAGCGGTCGACGGCGTACGCGATCGCCTGGCGCACCTTGGGGTTGTCGAACGGCTTCACCTCGGGGTTGAAGGCGAGGTAGTTGGTGTAGCCGAAGTGACCGGTGCCGACGCGGGCGGCCAGTTCCTTGTCGCCGCTGACCTTGGCGAGTTCGGCGGGGCCGAGGTTGGTGTCCGTGGTGACGGCGGCGGCGTCCGCGCCCTGGGAGGCGGACAGCCGCTGGTTGATCACCGAGGAGTCGAGCCCGGAGCGCACGTCGATGGTGTCCGGGTACGCCTTGCGCTCGGCGTCGGTCGCCGCCGACCAGTTCGGGTTGCGCTCCAGGACGAGGTGCTCGCCGTCGTTCTCGTTCTTGACGACCTTGTAGGGGCCGGAGGAGACCGGGTGCGACTCGTACTTGGTGCCGGTGTCCTTGCTCTTGGGCACCGGGGCGAACTGCGTCTGCGTGGCGAGGTACGGGAACTCGCCCTCGGGCTTGTCCAGATGGAAGACGATGGTCCGCTCGTCGGGCGTCTCGATCGCGGCGAGGCCCTTCTTGTCCTTGTACGGCCCCTGGTAGTCGGCGGCACCGGCCAGCCAGTCCCGCAGATAGGGGGCGCCGCCGGAGAGTTCGGGGGCGAAGGAGCGCTCGATGCCGTACTTGATGTCGGCCGAGGTGATCGGCGTGCCGTCCTCGTACTTGAGGCCCTCCTTCAAGGTGTACGTCCACACGGTCGCGTCCTTGTTCGGGCGCCCGGTGTCGGTGGCGAGGTCCGGGACGACCTGCGCGCCGGCCTCGCCGTTCTCGCGGTTGCGCGTGGTGAGGGTGCGGAAGACCAGCGAGGGGACGTTTCCGCCGCCGGAGGTGTACAGGCGCGCGGGGTCGAAGTCGCTCTGCGGCTGGGAGTTCAGGATCGTGAGCGTGCCGCCCTTGTGGGGCGTGGAGTCGCCACCGGAGCCCTTGGCATCGCTGTCCTCGGGGCCGCAGGCGGCGACGCCCGCTGCCACGACCAGGCTGACGGATGCCGCTGCCACGCGGCGCGCTCTGACGGACGGTTGACGCATCGGAATGACGACCTCTCGGGATGACGAGTCGGAACCGAGTCGAGTTGATCCGGGGTTGATCCGGGGTTGATCGAGAGTCGATCAGGAGTTGATCAAGGGTTGATCGACGTTTTCTCGGCGGGCGGATCGAGGATTCTCTCGACACGTGAGACATGTGGACGAGGAGTGAGACGACTGCGGACAGACGTCGGCCCCGGCGTCGGGTCGTCGAAAAATCCGTGACACGGTCACGGAGAGAAAAGGTGAACAGTGGCGACGCGGACGCCGGGAGGCGGCGTCAGCGACAGTGGATGTCGGCCACGCAGAGTGCGGTCACGCCGATGAGCGCCAGCTCGATGGCGGCGCTCGCAGGGGCGGCATGACTGGACCACATGCGCAGCAATATGGATGACCGTACGGGCTTATGTCAATGTGACATAAGCGCCGCCTGTCAACTCCCCGGGTACGGCCAGGCGTTGGCCCGGCAGTGGATCCCGTCGTGGTCCAGGAACTTGGTCTGCTGCTGCATCACCGGCGCCAGTTCGCCGTCCTTCTGGCAGGTGACGTGTCCGTGGCCGAGCCGGTGGCCGACCTCATGGTTGATCAACATCTGCCGGTACGCATGGATCCGGTCGCCGTATGTCGTGCTTCCTTGAGCCCACCGGTACGCATTGATCATGACGCGTTCGGTAGCGGCCGAGTCGCAGGAAACGTTGTCCTCGGTCGTGTCCAGGCCCGACTTGGCGCACCACTGGGCGGTGGTGCCGGGGCTGGCCAGCGTGATCACGAAGTCGGGCGTGCCGGAGGAGATGCGCTCGAAGGTGCGGGCACCGCCGTGGGCCCAGCTGCGCTGGTCGTTGAGCGTCTTCTGCACGGCCTCGGCGAACAGCGCGCCGTCCAGTCCCAGCCCTTGCTCGACGTCGACGCGGTAGCGGTACTTCCGCCCGGTGCCGGGCGCCTTGTCGAACCCTGGCACGACGTCGAACTTCCCCGGTCCGCTCAGCGTGGCGCCGAGCGGATACGTACGGCTCATCTTCTGGTCGTACGTCAGGGGCGCCGCGCTGGGCACGGCGGAGGGCGCCGAGTCGCCGGAGGTCCGGGTGTCGTGGGCGTGGCCGGTGGCGGACTGCGACCGTACGCCGTCGTCGTCCCGCGCCTTGGTCACCTGGCCGGCGA
This window harbors:
- a CDS encoding DUF3152 domain-containing protein; the protein is MSGGTGGASASGVGGGHGAAPVHGASGTVDGTPTRGVPRFPEDGSARGGHPEQREAGGGWGELGGRPAGGGGSGVTLPRQRRAEPAADARRGSGQGPRQEYLEAFDGGGDGQRAGQRGAGPKGAGGSASGNGTGTGQGTGTGKGPGDDPAPRTTGQPAEAPRAPGTGVPGPRAGGKGRTFTGIAAAAVTTVLAVMVAGQVTKARDDDGVRSQSATGHAHDTRTSGDSAPSAVPSAAPLTYDQKMSRTYPLGATLSGPGKFDVVPGFDKAPGTGRKYRYRVDVEQGLGLDGALFAEAVQKTLNDQRSWAHGGARTFERISSGTPDFVITLASPGTTAQWCAKSGLDTTEDNVSCDSAATERVMINAYRWAQGSTTYGDRIHAYRQMLINHEVGHRLGHGHVTCQKDGELAPVMQQQTKFLDHDGIHCRANAWPYPGS
- a CDS encoding Ms4533A family Cys-rich leader peptide — encoded protein: MWSSHAAPASAAIELALIGVTALCVADIHCR
- a CDS encoding ABC transporter substrate-binding protein, which gives rise to MRQPSVRARRVAAASVSLVVAAGVAACGPEDSDAKGSGGDSTPHKGGTLTILNSQPQSDFDPARLYTSGGGNVPSLVFRTLTTRNRENGEAGAQVVPDLATDTGRPNKDATVWTYTLKEGLKYEDGTPITSADIKYGIERSFAPELSGGAPYLRDWLAGAADYQGPYKDKKGLAAIETPDERTIVFHLDKPEGEFPYLATQTQFAPVPKSKDTGTKYESHPVSSGPYKVVKNENDGEHLVLERNPNWSAATDAERKAYPDTIDVRSGLDSSVINQRLSASQGADAAAVTTDTNLGPAELAKVSGDKELAARVGTGHFGYTNYLAFNPEVKPFDNPKVRQAIAYAVDRSSVVNAAGGSALAEPATTFLPNQKSFGHTPYDPFPAGASGNPAKAKELLAQAGHKNGLTVTLTHSNSKDFETSPEIATAVQDALKKAGITVRLQGLEDNDYKDKIHSVKSEPGLFLAHWGADWPSGGPFLAPIFDGRQIVKDGANFNTGLLDDKSVNDEIDAINKLTDLDAAARRWGALDKKIGEKALVVPLFHPVYKRLYGSDVKNVVISDWTGVLDVSQVAVK